Proteins from a single region of Fusobacterium gonidiaformans ATCC 25563:
- a CDS encoding rhodanese-like domain-containing protein, translating into MKRILNFDEDMEQILRKMEEEVGIFCSRERNRNLGIQNLGDYCYFSVGKTMDELEKEGINFYKSKDVANDYNGPKPSYSMVHVKLLYSPEFKILGAQMIGRGNLERRYEVLKKFLSEGKGLKELAEYSIYGKTLEEEMDILNLSAFYAMEVSKPLVPVEEVRKLQESEAFFLDVREEEEHEYACILGSTNIPLHSLVQRLSEIPRDKKVFVYCRSAHRSLDAVNFLRGMGYDNVYNVEGGFIAISYEEYTKDKEEKREKIVSRYNFE; encoded by the coding sequence ATGAAAAGAATATTAAATTTTGATGAAGATATGGAACAAATTTTAAGAAAAATGGAAGAAGAAGTTGGGATTTTTTGTAGTAGAGAAAGGAATAGGAATCTAGGAATTCAAAATTTAGGAGATTATTGTTATTTTAGTGTAGGAAAGACAATGGATGAATTAGAAAAAGAAGGAATAAATTTCTATAAATCGAAAGATGTTGCAAATGATTACAATGGACCAAAACCAAGTTATAGTATGGTACATGTTAAATTATTATACTCTCCAGAATTTAAAATTTTAGGAGCACAAATGATAGGAAGAGGAAATTTAGAGAGGCGTTATGAAGTATTGAAAAAATTTTTATCAGAAGGAAAAGGACTGAAAGAATTGGCAGAATATTCTATCTATGGGAAAACTTTAGAGGAAGAAATGGATATTTTAAATCTTTCTGCTTTTTATGCAATGGAAGTTTCTAAACCTCTTGTTCCGGTAGAAGAAGTGAGAAAATTACAAGAATCAGAAGCTTTCTTTTTAGACGTAAGGGAAGAAGAAGAGCATGAATATGCTTGTATTTTAGGAAGTACAAATATTCCTCTTCATAGTTTAGTTCAAAGGCTTTCTGAAATTCCAAGAGATAAAAAAGTTTTTGTATATTGTCGAAGTGCCCACCGAAGTTTAGATGCTGTCAATTTTTTAAGAGGAATGGGGTATGACAATGTTTATAATGTAGAAGGCGGATTTATTGCAATTTCTTATGAGGAGTATACGAAAGATAAAGAAGAGAAAAGAGAAAAAATTGTAAGTCGTTACAATTTTGAATAG
- a CDS encoding sodium-dependent transporter → MEKHFKKRDSFQNKIGFILACVGSAVGMGNIWLFPYRVGEFGGAAFLFPYLFFVVLLGLTGVSGEMAFGRAMRSGPLGAFKKALEKRGKKYGAFLGFIPVLGSLGIAIGYAVVVGWILKYTVQSFSGILQVTENYGELFGTITTRYSSLTWHFTAILISLLIMVAGIQGGIEKINRVLMPLFFGLFCLLAIRVFFLENSISGYEFLWKTDFEKIFQIKTWIFALGQAFFSLSLAGSGTVVYGSYLKEEVDVINSSIHVAFYDTFAAILAALVIIPAVFSFGMEVSAGPGLMFLVMPSVFQQMPFGRIFSSLFFLAVFFAGITSLVNLFESSIEALEEKFSFSRRKAVSIVMIFSFLIGIFVEDVNYLGKLMDIVSIYLIPLGAFLSAILFYWVCGDEFVRREIQKGRLKSFPKCLLPMGKYVFCGISFVVFILGIFYHGIG, encoded by the coding sequence ATGGAGAAACATTTCAAGAAAAGAGATTCTTTTCAGAACAAGATTGGTTTTATTTTAGCGTGTGTCGGTTCAGCAGTTGGGATGGGGAATATCTGGTTATTTCCTTATCGAGTAGGAGAATTTGGAGGGGCAGCTTTTTTATTTCCCTATTTATTTTTTGTCGTTTTACTGGGGCTGACGGGTGTAAGTGGTGAGATGGCTTTTGGTAGAGCTATGAGAAGTGGACCTTTAGGAGCTTTTAAAAAAGCATTAGAGAAACGTGGAAAAAAATATGGAGCTTTTTTAGGATTTATTCCTGTTTTGGGTTCTTTAGGAATTGCCATTGGATATGCAGTTGTAGTAGGATGGATTTTAAAGTATACGGTCCAATCTTTTAGTGGAATTTTACAAGTAACTGAAAATTATGGAGAGTTATTTGGAACTATTACAACAAGATACTCCAGTTTAACTTGGCATTTTACTGCAATACTAATTAGTTTACTGATTATGGTAGCTGGGATTCAAGGCGGAATTGAAAAAATCAATCGAGTTCTCATGCCTTTATTTTTTGGTTTATTTTGTCTTTTAGCTATTCGAGTTTTCTTTTTAGAAAATTCTATTTCTGGATATGAATTTTTATGGAAAACAGATTTTGAGAAAATTTTTCAAATAAAAACATGGATTTTTGCGTTGGGACAAGCTTTTTTTTCTTTATCCTTAGCAGGCTCAGGAACAGTAGTATATGGAAGCTATTTGAAAGAGGAAGTAGATGTTATCAATTCTTCTATTCATGTCGCATTTTATGATACATTTGCAGCGATTCTTGCAGCTTTGGTTATCATTCCAGCAGTGTTTTCTTTTGGTATGGAAGTAAGTGCAGGACCTGGTTTAATGTTTTTAGTGATGCCTAGTGTATTTCAACAAATGCCTTTTGGAAGAATTTTTAGTTCTCTTTTCTTTTTGGCAGTTTTTTTTGCAGGAATTACCTCTTTGGTAAATTTATTTGAATCTTCTATTGAAGCTTTAGAAGAAAAGTTTTCTTTTTCAAGAAGAAAAGCAGTATCTATTGTTATGATTTTTTCTTTTCTTATAGGAATTTTTGTCGAAGATGTGAATTACTTGGGAAAATTAATGGATATTGTAAGTATTTATTTGATTCCTTTAGGAGCTTTTCTTTCAGCAATTCTATTTTACTGGGTTTGTGGAGATGAGTTTGTAAGACGAGAAATTCAAAAAGGAAGACTAAAAAGCTTTCCAAAGTGCTTACTACCCATGGGAAAATATGTATTCTGTGGGATTAGTTTTGTAGTATTTATTTTAGGAATTTTTTATCATGGAATTGGGTAA
- a CDS encoding helix-turn-helix domain-containing protein has translation MTEFQKEYYSGMIEFLSAVFGHMIEISLFEVLANKKTSLCAKSKNCLKDLGDEVDRNLLFCIREYKKEQKYTAKLPWKEKNGDLSRVSFYYIQDEKKNLTGILCIKKNISPMIVAANFLNESLKALTGGPERNLEEEVSNKGKWKQENTLLKYSQYVIEDYFDSLNVPSYAMTVEERIKVVETLNQKGIFQLKGNIIEVAKRLDISEKTLYRYLKKEIE, from the coding sequence ATGACAGAATTTCAAAAAGAATATTATTCAGGTATGATTGAGTTTCTATCTGCTGTCTTTGGGCATATGATAGAGATTAGTTTATTTGAAGTATTAGCAAATAAGAAAACAAGTTTATGTGCTAAAAGTAAAAACTGCTTAAAAGACCTTGGAGATGAAGTTGATAGAAACTTACTTTTTTGCATAAGAGAATATAAAAAAGAGCAAAAGTATACTGCAAAATTACCATGGAAAGAAAAAAATGGAGATTTGTCTAGAGTTTCTTTTTACTATATTCAAGACGAAAAAAAGAATTTAACAGGAATTTTGTGCATTAAAAAAAATATCAGTCCTATGATAGTTGCCGCCAATTTTTTAAATGAAAGTCTAAAGGCTTTGACAGGAGGGCCGGAAAGAAATTTAGAGGAAGAGGTTTCTAACAAAGGAAAATGGAAACAAGAAAATACCTTATTGAAATATTCTCAATATGTAATTGAAGATTATTTTGATAGTTTGAATGTTCCTAGCTATGCAATGACAGTAGAAGAAAGAATAAAAGTGGTAGAGACTTTAAATCAGAAAGGAATTTTTCAATTAAAGGGAAATATCATAGAAGTAGCGAAACGTTTAGATATTTCTGAAAAAACTTTATATCGTTATCTAAAGAAAGAAATAGAATAA
- a CDS encoding PTS sugar transporter subunit IIA: MGLFNNLFGKKEEKKVVTIYAPVNGTVIDLAEIPDPAFAEKMVGDGCGMEPKEGAICSPVNGEIANIFDTRHAVSFDSEDGLEMIVHFGIDTVKLKGEGFKALRGEGETKVGDAIVEYDLAYIAANAPSTRTPVIINNMEEVEKIEVIALGKEVKAGDPIMKVTLK, translated from the coding sequence ATGGGATTATTTAATAACTTATTTGGAAAAAAAGAAGAAAAGAAGGTAGTGACTATTTACGCTCCTGTAAATGGAACAGTCATTGATTTAGCAGAAATTCCGGATCCTGCATTTGCTGAAAAAATGGTAGGAGACGGTTGTGGAATGGAACCAAAAGAAGGAGCCATCTGTTCCCCAGTGAATGGAGAAATTGCAAATATATTTGACACAAGACATGCAGTGAGTTTTGATTCTGAAGATGGTTTAGAAATGATTGTTCACTTTGGGATTGACACTGTAAAATTAAAAGGAGAAGGATTTAAAGCATTAAGAGGAGAAGGGGAAACAAAAGTAGGAGATGCTATCGTGGAATATGATTTGGCATACATCGCTGCAAATGCACCATCTACTAGAACTCCTGTTATTATCAATAACATGGAAGAAGTTGAAAAAATTGAAGTCATTGCTTTAGGAAAAGAAGTAAAGGCTGGAGATCCTATTATGAAGGTAACTTTAAAATAA
- a CDS encoding TrmH family RNA methyltransferase: MRDILKISSLENEQLKFFSKLKKKKYREEAKLFLAEGRKFLEYSENASYVLFREDIPIEETILEKFNCPIISLSSKCFEKVSVQENSQGVIILYSYKNIVLSRDARQLIILDDIQDPGNLGTIIRLVDASGFSDIILTKNSVDYYNEKVVRSSMGSIFHVNLHTMEKIEIVDYLKKQQYNIVVTSLQEDSIPYMEMSLDERNAFVFGNEGHGVSKEFLDIADEKVIIPISGQAESLNVAMALGILLFYSRDLKRVLE, translated from the coding sequence ATGAGGGATATATTAAAAATTTCAAGCCTAGAAAATGAACAGCTAAAGTTTTTTTCTAAGTTGAAGAAGAAAAAGTATAGAGAAGAAGCAAAACTATTTTTAGCAGAAGGGCGTAAATTTTTAGAATATTCTGAAAATGCTAGCTATGTATTATTCCGAGAAGATATTCCTATAGAAGAAACAATCTTGGAAAAGTTTAATTGTCCGATTATTTCTTTATCCAGCAAATGCTTTGAAAAAGTGAGTGTTCAAGAAAACTCACAAGGTGTGATTATCCTATATTCTTATAAAAATATTGTGCTCTCAAGGGATGCAAGACAATTAATTATTTTGGATGATATTCAAGACCCTGGAAATCTAGGGACAATTATTCGTTTGGTGGATGCTTCTGGTTTTTCAGACATTATTTTAACAAAAAATTCAGTAGATTATTACAATGAAAAAGTAGTTCGAAGTTCTATGGGATCTATTTTTCATGTTAATTTACACACTATGGAAAAAATAGAGATTGTAGACTATTTGAAGAAGCAACAATATAATATTGTGGTAACGAGTTTACAAGAAGATTCCATTCCTTACATGGAAATGAGTTTAGACGAACGAAATGCTTTTGTTTTTGGAAATGAAGGGCATGGAGTATCCAAAGAATTTTTGGATATCGCCGATGAAAAAGTGATTATTCCTATTTCCGGGCAAGCTGAGTCTTTAAATGTTGCGATGGCATTGGGAATCTTATTATTTTACAGTAGAGACTTGAAAAGAGTCTTAGAATAA
- a CDS encoding DNA polymerase III subunit beta, translating to MKFKIKREEFISVLSDYTSILKENSIKPILSALFMEVKENELVFMGSSIEMDYRKQIQCEGMEEGAVAFKPALVLEYIKLLEEEWLTVEKLDGFLKIANGEFAILEEENYPKIVELASMSLLQIQGNEFAKYLETVKFSASQTPENLALNCIRVVFGKEKINFVSTDSYRLLYLEKKIGAQFERAISLPLEAVNVIIKLLKEKTEVISLELSGENLLLLWEGTYFSCRLTAVPYPNFQGILNQNFFDKKMEFCLEDLKAAMKRVITVAKTSIDAKYGGTFDFKGKQLVVKAVTTGRAKTQQKVAMMKEGDDFIASLNCKYLSEFLDTISKNVIIYGKNSSSMFRVMEEGNEELIYILMPLALREV from the coding sequence ATGAAATTTAAAATAAAAAGAGAAGAATTTATTTCTGTTTTATCGGATTATACAAGTATTCTGAAAGAGAATTCCATTAAACCAATTCTTTCAGCACTTTTCATGGAAGTAAAAGAGAATGAGTTAGTTTTTATGGGAAGTAGCATAGAAATGGATTATAGAAAGCAAATTCAATGTGAAGGAATGGAAGAAGGAGCTGTTGCATTTAAGCCTGCTTTAGTATTAGAATACATAAAATTATTAGAGGAAGAATGGCTTACTGTTGAAAAATTGGATGGATTTTTAAAAATAGCGAATGGAGAATTTGCTATTTTAGAAGAAGAAAATTATCCAAAAATTGTAGAATTAGCTTCTATGAGTTTACTACAAATTCAAGGGAATGAATTTGCAAAATATTTAGAAACTGTAAAGTTTTCTGCTTCTCAAACACCGGAAAATTTAGCATTAAATTGTATTCGTGTTGTATTTGGAAAAGAAAAGATAAATTTTGTTTCTACCGATTCTTATCGATTACTATATTTGGAAAAGAAAATAGGGGCACAGTTTGAAAGAGCTATTTCTTTGCCATTAGAGGCCGTGAATGTGATTATCAAATTATTGAAAGAAAAAACGGAAGTCATCTCATTAGAATTAAGTGGAGAGAATTTATTACTTTTATGGGAAGGTACTTATTTTAGTTGTCGATTGACAGCTGTTCCTTATCCTAATTTCCAAGGAATTTTAAATCAAAATTTCTTTGATAAAAAAATGGAATTTTGTTTGGAAGATTTAAAGGCGGCTATGAAAAGAGTTATTACGGTTGCTAAGACAAGTATTGATGCAAAGTATGGTGGAACTTTTGATTTTAAAGGAAAACAATTGGTTGTAAAAGCAGTCACAACAGGTCGAGCAAAAACACAACAAAAAGTTGCGATGATGAAAGAAGGAGATGACTTTATAGCTTCTCTAAACTGTAAATATTTATCAGAATTTTTAGATACTATTTCAAAAAATGTCATTATTTATGGAAAAAATTCTTCCAGTATGTTTCGAGTGATGGAAGAAGGAAATGAAGAGTTGATTTATATTTTGATGCCATTGGCTTTGCGAGAAGTATAA
- a CDS encoding extracellular solute-binding protein translates to MKKLLLALCSSLLLLACGAKDDTNSLYLYGWADYIPHEIYEDFEKETGIHVVEDIFSSNEEMYTKLKAGGDGYDIVMPSSDYVEIMMKEGMIEKLDKSKISTLENIAPFIMQKLQAFDKNNEYAVPYNTSVTVIAVNKNYVKDYPRSFDIFNREDLQGRMTLLDDMREVMTSALAIHGYDQKTPSVEAMEKAKQTILSWKKNIAKFDSESYGKGFAAGDFWVVQGYPDNIFRELSEEERANVDLIIPEVGAFGAIDSFVILGNAKHKENAYKFIEYIHRPEVYAKLSDILELPSINEPAAKLMKTKPLYELSELEKVQVLMDIHETLDLQNKYWQEILIAD, encoded by the coding sequence ATGAAGAAACTTTTATTAGCACTTTGTTCATCACTATTATTATTAGCTTGTGGAGCAAAAGACGATACCAACTCTTTATATCTATATGGATGGGCTGATTATATTCCACATGAAATTTATGAGGACTTTGAGAAAGAAACCGGGATTCATGTGGTAGAGGATATTTTTTCTTCCAATGAAGAAATGTATACGAAATTAAAGGCCGGTGGAGATGGCTATGATATCGTGATGCCGTCAAGTGATTATGTAGAAATTATGATGAAAGAAGGAATGATTGAAAAGTTAGATAAGTCAAAAATTTCAACTTTAGAAAATATTGCTCCTTTTATTATGCAAAAATTACAAGCTTTTGATAAGAATAATGAGTATGCAGTTCCATACAATACAAGTGTGACAGTCATTGCTGTCAATAAAAATTATGTAAAAGATTATCCAAGATCTTTTGATATTTTTAACCGAGAAGATTTACAAGGAAGAATGACTTTATTAGATGACATGAGAGAGGTCATGACTTCAGCATTAGCAATTCACGGTTATGATCAAAAAACTCCATCGGTAGAAGCGATGGAAAAAGCAAAACAAACTATTTTATCTTGGAAAAAGAATATTGCTAAGTTTGATTCTGAATCTTATGGTAAAGGATTTGCTGCCGGAGATTTTTGGGTAGTACAAGGATACCCTGATAATATTTTTCGGGAATTAAGTGAAGAAGAAAGAGCTAATGTAGATTTAATTATTCCGGAAGTAGGAGCTTTTGGAGCGATTGATTCTTTTGTTATTCTAGGGAATGCAAAACATAAGGAAAATGCATATAAATTTATTGAGTATATTCATCGTCCAGAGGTTTATGCAAAATTATCAGATATTTTAGAATTACCTTCCATCAATGAACCGGCTGCGAAATTGATGAAAACAAAACCCTTATATGAATTATCAGAATTAGAAAAAGTACAAGTTTTAATGGATATTCATGAAACACTAGATTTACAAAACAAATATTGGCAAGAAATTTTGATTGCGGACTAG
- a CDS encoding Cof-type HAD-IIB family hydrolase: MKYKAVVCDMDGTLLNGEHRVSERSKNIIKTIIEKGVKVFLASGRPYPDIQYFKKSLGLNSYSISSNGAVVHDEQGKEIMYYSLEKELLSELLNLPFGNLHRNLYTRNSWYVEVALKELLEFHKESGFAFQQISNLAEKNDGNATKLFFLDESEKSILDFEKKLKAKFEDRVSITLSTPNCLEIMKKGVNKGRAVKDTMQKLGIPLEEVIAFGDGLNDYEMLSLVGNPFVMSNASPRLLKALSEVPRAPKNTEDGVAQILERLFLK; encoded by the coding sequence ATGAAATATAAAGCAGTTGTCTGTGATATGGATGGAACTCTATTGAATGGAGAACATCGAGTCAGCGAAAGAAGTAAAAATATTATAAAAACGATTATAGAAAAAGGGGTAAAGGTATTTCTGGCATCAGGCAGACCATATCCGGATATTCAGTATTTTAAGAAAAGTTTAGGCTTAAATTCTTATAGTATAAGTAGTAATGGAGCAGTTGTTCATGATGAACAAGGGAAGGAAATTATGTATTATTCTTTGGAAAAGGAATTGTTGTCAGAATTATTAAATCTTCCTTTTGGAAATCTCCATAGAAACTTGTATACTAGAAATTCTTGGTATGTGGAAGTTGCTTTAAAGGAATTATTAGAGTTTCATAAAGAATCCGGTTTTGCTTTCCAACAAATATCAAATTTAGCAGAAAAAAATGATGGAAATGCTACTAAATTATTCTTTTTAGATGAAAGTGAAAAAAGTATTTTAGATTTTGAAAAAAAATTAAAAGCAAAGTTTGAAGATAGAGTCAGTATTACCCTTTCTACACCAAATTGTTTAGAAATCATGAAAAAAGGAGTCAATAAAGGGAGAGCTGTGAAAGATACCATGCAGAAATTAGGAATTCCTTTAGAAGAAGTGATTGCTTTTGGAGATGGATTAAATGATTATGAAATGCTTTCTTTGGTAGGAAATCCTTTTGTTATGTCAAATGCAAGTCCGAGATTATTAAAAGCTCTTTCAGAAGTACCCAGAGCTCCTAAAAATACAGAAGATGGAGTAGCTCAAATCTTAGAAAGATTATTTTTAAAATAA